In a genomic window of Flavobacterium sp. KACC 22761:
- a CDS encoding alpha-L-arabinofuranosidase C-terminal domain-containing protein, with amino-acid sequence MKSNLITKITLCGLLLNGIYASAQKNNLQVDVAKTVTKIEPTMYGVFFEDINFAADGGLYAEMIKNRSFEFQFPMMGWNEPNSDRHKLNTQSGIANVIQYSQKGTNHNYCRVTINDANGYELINEGFRGMGLKKDLKYNLSLKAAKISGNISKIKFQFIDKNNKVLGETSIVPNSKDWSNYTAQLTSSATEAKGKLKITFEGNGVIDLDNISLFPEDTWKGRKNGMRADLVQLLYDLKPGFLRFPGGCIVEGRTLAERYQWKKSVGNVEDRETAVNRWNMEFKHRPAPDYFQSFGLGFFEYFQLAEDIGASPLPILSCGMACQFNTGELVPMDQIDPYVQDALDLIEFANGDVATAWGKLRSDMGHPKPFNLKLIGVGNEQWGPDYIERFKVFQKAIKAKYPNITIVSGTGPFPDGDYFDYGMKELKSLNAEIVDEHYYKDPAWFRKNVTRYDNYDRKGPKIFAGEYAAQSVAIASPENKNNWECAFSEAAFMTGMERNAEVVHLTSYAPLLAHVEGWQWTPDMIWFNNLQSYGTPNYYVQKLFSNNKGTDLITITKDGKAVIGQNDLFASAVKDVNTKEVILKIVNASSSAQNVSIDLKGARLDSKGTAVTLKGDGINDENSFEAPTKISPKESEFKVSGSKVQYDFAPYSVTVLKIKMK; translated from the coding sequence ATGAAGTCCAATTTAATTACAAAAATTACCCTTTGTGGTTTATTGCTGAACGGCATTTATGCATCGGCACAAAAAAATAATCTTCAGGTTGATGTTGCAAAAACAGTAACCAAAATCGAACCAACAATGTACGGTGTGTTTTTTGAAGACATCAATTTTGCTGCAGATGGCGGATTGTATGCCGAGATGATCAAAAACAGATCATTCGAATTTCAGTTTCCAATGATGGGATGGAATGAGCCAAACAGTGACCGTCATAAATTAAATACACAATCAGGAATTGCAAATGTGATTCAGTATTCTCAAAAAGGGACAAATCATAATTATTGCCGAGTAACAATTAACGATGCAAACGGTTATGAGTTGATTAATGAAGGCTTTAGAGGAATGGGGCTTAAAAAAGATTTGAAATACAATTTGTCTTTGAAAGCAGCAAAAATTTCTGGAAATATTTCAAAAATCAAATTTCAGTTTATTGACAAAAACAACAAAGTTTTGGGTGAAACTTCAATCGTTCCAAATTCTAAAGATTGGTCAAATTATACGGCTCAATTGACATCTTCTGCAACTGAAGCAAAAGGAAAATTGAAAATTACTTTTGAAGGAAATGGAGTTATCGATTTAGATAATATTTCGCTTTTCCCTGAAGATACCTGGAAAGGAAGAAAAAACGGAATGCGTGCTGATTTAGTACAATTATTATACGATTTAAAACCAGGATTTTTACGTTTCCCTGGCGGATGTATTGTTGAAGGAAGAACTTTGGCAGAACGCTACCAATGGAAAAAATCGGTTGGAAATGTTGAAGACAGAGAAACGGCGGTTAACCGTTGGAATATGGAATTCAAACACAGACCAGCACCAGATTATTTCCAAAGCTTTGGTTTAGGATTTTTTGAATATTTCCAGCTTGCGGAAGATATTGGAGCATCTCCGCTTCCAATTTTGAGCTGTGGAATGGCGTGCCAATTTAATACAGGAGAATTAGTTCCGATGGACCAAATCGATCCTTATGTGCAGGATGCTTTGGACTTGATCGAATTTGCAAATGGCGATGTTGCCACAGCTTGGGGTAAATTAAGATCAGATATGGGACACCCAAAACCATTCAATTTAAAACTTATTGGAGTTGGAAATGAGCAATGGGGACCAGATTATATTGAGCGTTTCAAAGTATTCCAAAAAGCAATAAAAGCAAAATATCCAAATATCACGATTGTGTCTGGAACAGGGCCTTTCCCTGATGGAGATTATTTTGATTATGGTATGAAAGAACTTAAAAGCTTGAATGCTGAAATTGTTGACGAACATTATTACAAAGATCCAGCTTGGTTCCGTAAAAATGTAACGCGTTATGATAATTACGACCGTAAAGGACCAAAAATCTTCGCAGGAGAATATGCAGCGCAAAGTGTGGCAATCGCAAGTCCGGAGAATAAAAACAACTGGGAATGTGCTTTTTCTGAAGCCGCTTTCATGACAGGAATGGAGCGAAATGCTGAAGTGGTTCATTTAACATCTTACGCGCCGTTATTGGCACATGTTGAGGGTTGGCAATGGACTCCAGATATGATTTGGTTCAACAATTTACAGTCGTATGGAACACCAAATTATTATGTACAAAAACTGTTTTCTAATAATAAAGGAACTGATTTAATCACTATTACAAAAGACGGAAAAGCAGTAATTGGACAAAATGATTTGTTTGCATCGGCGGTAAAAGATGTGAATACGAAAGAAGTAATCTTGAAAATTGTTAATGCTTCAAGTTCGGCTCAAAATGTTTCAATTGATTTAAAAGGAGCAAGATTAGACTCAAAAGGAACGGCAGTTACTTTGAAAGGCGATGGCATAAATGATGAAAATTCGTTTGAAGCTCCAACTAAAATTAGTCCAAAAGAAAGCGAATTTAAAGTGAGCGGAAGCAAAGTTCAGTATGATTTTGCACCATACTCAGTTACAGTTTTGAAAATTAAGATGAAATAA
- a CDS encoding aldose epimerase family protein, whose amino-acid sequence MNALKRCVFGLSLLSLAAVSVQCKGDKKADTEKVATDEKALVTIDKSEYGTTAKGEKVESYKLKNQNGMEVDIITFGGRITDLKVPNKAGVSENVVIGFSSLAQYEKENPFFGALIGRYGNRIAKGKFSLDGKDYQLAINNAPNALHGGPQGFFNVVWKAEEVKSGETASLKLSYVSKDMEEGYPGTLKVFVTYTLTNDNQFEVLYEATTDKKTVVNLTQHSYFNLSGDFTKTILDHELTLNADKLVPVDATLIPTGKLDDVAGTPFDFRTPKLIGKDINAKNEQLERGKGYDHCWVLNNPEKGKTIIAKVYHATSGRVMEMTTDEPGIQFYSGNFLDGTLPMPNGGTFAHRTGLCLETEHYPDSPNQKNFPTTVLNPGENYKTKTTFKFSVQK is encoded by the coding sequence ATGAATGCATTAAAACGTTGTGTTTTCGGATTGAGCCTTTTGAGTTTGGCTGCAGTTTCTGTTCAATGTAAAGGCGATAAAAAAGCTGACACAGAAAAAGTTGCAACTGATGAAAAAGCATTAGTTACAATCGACAAATCAGAATATGGAACTACTGCCAAAGGCGAAAAAGTAGAAAGCTATAAACTGAAAAACCAAAATGGGATGGAAGTTGATATCATCACTTTTGGTGGAAGAATTACAGATTTGAAAGTGCCAAATAAAGCGGGTGTTTCAGAAAATGTAGTAATCGGATTCAGTTCTTTGGCTCAATATGAAAAAGAGAATCCTTTCTTTGGAGCTTTAATCGGAAGATACGGAAACCGAATTGCAAAAGGTAAATTTTCTTTAGACGGAAAAGACTATCAATTAGCAATCAACAATGCACCAAATGCTTTGCATGGAGGTCCGCAAGGATTTTTTAATGTGGTTTGGAAAGCAGAAGAGGTTAAATCTGGCGAAACTGCTTCTTTAAAATTATCTTATGTAAGTAAAGATATGGAAGAAGGATATCCGGGAACTTTGAAAGTTTTTGTGACTTATACATTGACAAATGATAATCAGTTCGAAGTTTTATACGAAGCAACAACAGACAAGAAAACGGTTGTAAACTTGACACAACATTCTTATTTCAACTTATCTGGAGATTTTACAAAAACAATCTTAGATCACGAATTGACTTTAAATGCAGATAAATTAGTTCCGGTAGATGCGACTTTAATTCCGACAGGAAAATTAGACGATGTTGCAGGAACTCCTTTTGATTTCAGAACGCCAAAATTAATTGGAAAAGACATCAATGCTAAAAATGAGCAGTTAGAAAGAGGAAAAGGCTATGATCACTGTTGGGTATTGAACAATCCTGAAAAAGGAAAAACAATTATTGCAAAAGTATACCACGCAACAAGCGGAAGAGTTATGGAAATGACAACAGACGAACCTGGAATTCAGTTTTACTCAGGAAATTTCCTTGACGGAACGTTGCCAATGCCAAACGGTGGAACTTTTGCACACAGAACAGGATTATGTCTAGAAACAGAACATTATCCAGATTCTCCAAACCAGAAAAATTTCCCAACAACGGTTTTAAACCCGGGAGAAAATTATAAAACTAAAACTACTTTTAAGTTTTCTGTTCAAAAATAA
- a CDS encoding IS3 family transposase: MFACTLFGIDRQVYYRRIKRTSSRKLIASEVISLVLKIRNTMPRIGAKKLYYLLKIQLNQLKIGRDKFIDILRANHLLITPRRSYHITTNSHHRFRKHENLILDLKICRPEQVWVSDITYVGKRENPCYLSLITDAYSKKIMGFYVADNMNTKSSLTALKNAIKQRRDKGKTLIHHSDRGLQYCSDQYQKLLYKNNIRCSMTQNSDPYENAVAERINGILKQEFNIDKFNQQLAVMKILIKDAIEVYNNERPHYSNYMLTPNQMHKQNIVEMRTYKTKTPAKKVLTGV; encoded by the coding sequence ATGTTTGCCTGTACTTTGTTCGGGATAGACAGACAGGTTTATTATCGAAGAATAAAAAGAACCAGTTCCAGAAAGCTTATTGCCTCAGAAGTTATTAGTCTGGTTTTGAAAATTAGAAATACAATGCCCCGAATAGGGGCAAAAAAACTGTATTATCTTTTAAAAATCCAATTGAATCAACTCAAAATCGGCAGGGATAAATTTATAGATATACTTAGAGCTAATCATTTATTAATAACACCTAGGCGTTCTTATCATATAACAACAAACTCTCATCATAGATTTAGAAAGCATGAGAATCTAATATTGGATTTAAAAATCTGCAGACCAGAACAAGTCTGGGTATCAGACATAACTTATGTCGGAAAAAGAGAGAATCCATGTTATTTAAGTCTTATAACAGATGCTTACTCTAAAAAAATAATGGGTTTTTATGTGGCAGATAATATGAATACTAAAAGCAGTTTAACAGCTTTAAAAAATGCAATAAAACAGCGCCGAGACAAAGGAAAAACATTAATCCACCATTCAGATAGAGGACTTCAGTATTGTTCTGATCAATATCAAAAACTATTATATAAAAACAATATAAGATGCAGTATGACACAAAACTCTGATCCTTATGAAAATGCAGTGGCGGAGAGAATAAATGGAATTTTAAAACAAGAATTTAATATTGATAAATTTAATCAGCAACTTGCTGTGATGAAGATTTTAATAAAAGATGCAATTGAGGTTTATAATAATGAAAGACCCCATTATTCTAATTATATGCTAACACCCAATCAAATGCACAAACAAAACATAGTAGAAATGAGAACTTATAAAACAAAAACACCTGCAAAAAAAGTTCTTACAGGTGTTTAA
- a CDS encoding OsmC family protein, with protein sequence MKHLFKAELNWNSKKEENPSSKISSKTHQVKIEGKPTLDVSAAKAFKGDPSLYNPEDLLLSSLISCHMMSYLYVCSQNGIEVLEYSDNAEATLEVSSDGSGRFVEVKLFPKVKISNPDKIELALELHQKANQLCFIANSCNFPVLHEASCEI encoded by the coding sequence ATGAAACATCTATTCAAAGCAGAGTTAAATTGGAATTCAAAAAAAGAAGAAAATCCATCTTCAAAAATTTCCAGCAAAACCCATCAAGTAAAAATTGAAGGAAAACCAACTTTAGACGTTTCGGCAGCAAAAGCTTTCAAAGGCGATCCGTCATTATATAATCCCGAAGATTTATTGTTAAGCAGTTTGATTTCCTGCCACATGATGTCCTACTTGTATGTCTGCTCTCAAAACGGAATAGAAGTTCTTGAATATTCAGATAATGCCGAAGCAACATTAGAAGTTTCTTCCGACGGAAGCGGACGTTTTGTTGAAGTAAAATTATTTCCGAAAGTAAAAATTTCAAATCCAGATAAAATTGAATTGGCTTTAGAACTGCATCAGAAAGCAAATCAATTGTGTTTTATTGCTAATTCGTGCAATTTTCCTGTTTTGCATGAGGCGAGTTGTGAAATATGA
- a CDS encoding ribulokinase, giving the protein MKNYVIGLDYGTDSVRAVLIDTENGQELASNVSHYKRWKNKQYCDASINQFRQHPLDHIEGLEITIQNVVKESKVDPSLVRGICIDTTGSSPVPVTKDGTPLALTKGFEENPNAMMVLWKDHTSINEANEINELAVSWGGEDVTKYVGGIYSSEWFWAKILHIARQDEAVRNAAYTWMEHCDLMTYLLIEDKDLKTFKRSRCAAGHKAMWHTDWNGLPPVEFLEKLHPYLAQLRGNLYDETYTSDLVAGKLSQEWADRLGLSTETVIAVGTFDAHSGAVGAKIEENTLVRVMGTSTCDILVGSYDEVGTKTVRGICGQVDGSVIPGFIGLEAGQSAFGDLLAWYKELLMWPTEHLLGASSLLNDAQKEQLREEFSDKLIVELTKEAEKIPVSESLPIALDWINGRRTPDANQEVKSAISNLSLGTKAPHIFKALVNAICFGAKKIVDRFEEEGVKIDSVIGIGGVARKSPFIMQTLANVLNKPIKIAASDQTPALGAAIYAAVAAGIYPNVIEASQKIGSDFDGEFFPQLDKVVAYNKLLIAYEQLSAFADPTIKISQNEFSV; this is encoded by the coding sequence ATGAAAAATTACGTAATAGGATTGGACTACGGAACAGATTCTGTTCGAGCGGTGCTAATAGACACTGAAAATGGGCAAGAGCTGGCATCGAACGTTTCTCATTATAAAAGATGGAAAAACAAGCAATATTGTGACGCCTCTATAAATCAATTTCGCCAACATCCTTTGGATCATATCGAAGGATTAGAAATCACGATTCAAAATGTTGTAAAAGAAAGCAAAGTGGATCCATCATTGGTTCGCGGAATTTGTATTGATACAACGGGATCTTCTCCGGTTCCAGTTACAAAAGACGGAACGCCATTAGCATTGACAAAAGGTTTTGAAGAAAACCCAAATGCGATGATGGTTTTGTGGAAAGATCACACTTCTATAAACGAAGCCAATGAAATCAACGAACTTGCAGTTAGCTGGGGTGGAGAAGACGTTACAAAATACGTAGGAGGAATTTACTCTTCTGAATGGTTTTGGGCAAAAATTCTTCACATTGCAAGACAAGACGAAGCGGTTCGAAATGCTGCATATACTTGGATGGAGCACTGCGATTTAATGACGTATTTATTAATCGAAGATAAAGATCTAAAAACATTCAAAAGAAGCCGTTGCGCTGCAGGTCACAAAGCCATGTGGCACACAGACTGGAACGGATTGCCGCCAGTTGAATTCTTAGAAAAATTACATCCATATTTAGCGCAACTTCGAGGAAACTTATACGATGAAACTTATACATCCGATTTAGTTGCTGGAAAATTAAGCCAAGAATGGGCAGATCGCTTAGGACTTTCAACAGAAACAGTAATTGCTGTTGGAACTTTCGATGCGCATTCTGGAGCAGTTGGAGCTAAAATTGAAGAAAATACTTTGGTTCGTGTTATGGGAACTTCAACTTGTGATATTCTGGTTGGTTCTTATGATGAGGTTGGAACAAAAACCGTTCGCGGCATCTGCGGACAAGTTGATGGTTCTGTTATTCCAGGATTTATTGGTTTGGAAGCAGGACAATCTGCTTTTGGAGATTTATTGGCTTGGTACAAGGAATTATTGATGTGGCCAACAGAACATTTATTAGGTGCTTCATCTCTTTTAAATGATGCTCAAAAAGAACAACTAAGAGAAGAATTCAGCGATAAATTAATTGTAGAATTGACTAAAGAAGCAGAGAAAATTCCGGTTTCAGAAAGTCTTCCAATTGCATTAGATTGGATTAACGGGCGACGAACTCCAGATGCAAACCAAGAAGTAAAAAGCGCGATTTCAAATCTTTCATTAGGAACAAAGGCGCCACATATTTTTAAAGCTTTAGTAAACGCAATTTGCTTTGGAGCGAAGAAAATTGTAGATCGTTTTGAAGAAGAAGGTGTAAAAATCGACAGCGTTATCGGAATTGGTGGTGTTGCTCGTAAATCTCCTTTCATCATGCAGACTTTGGCGAATGTTTTAAACAAGCCCATTAAAATAGCAGCTTCAGACCAAACTCCGGCTTTAGGAGCAGCAATTTATGCAGCCGTTGCGGCCGGAATTTATCCAAATGTAATCGAAGCAAGCCAGAAAATCGGAAGTGATTTTGACGGAGAATTTTTCCCTCAATTAGATAAAGTAGTTGCTTATAATAAGTTGCTGATTGCTTACGAACAATTAAGTGCTTTTGCAGATCCAACAATTAAAATTTCTCAAAATGAGTTCTCAGTATAA
- a CDS encoding metalloregulator ArsR/SmtB family transcription factor: MGATKTEHFTEAQNQIATIAKALGHPARIAIIEYLLKVNECICGDIVNELPLAQPTVSQHLKELKNAGIIKGNISGNAICYCLDEKTIDILSAYILNISATISKSKCC; this comes from the coding sequence ATGGGAGCCACAAAAACAGAACATTTTACAGAGGCACAAAATCAAATCGCAACGATCGCAAAAGCATTAGGACATCCTGCAAGAATTGCAATAATAGAATATTTGCTTAAAGTCAACGAATGTATTTGTGGCGATATTGTTAATGAACTCCCACTTGCTCAGCCGACAGTTTCTCAACATTTGAAAGAATTAAAAAATGCTGGTATTATCAAAGGAAACATTTCAGGAAATGCAATTTGTTATTGTCTTGACGAAAAAACAATTGATATTTTGAGTGCTTATATTTTAAATATCTCAGCCACTATTTCGAAATCAAAATGCTGTTAG
- the araA gene encoding L-arabinose isomerase — protein MIDISQKEVWFVVGSQELYGEETLRKVAEHSQIIAKGLDASSSIPVKVVYKDVVKSPSQILDVCLAANSEKNCIGIIAWMHTFSPAKMWIGGLSILKKPLCHLHTQYNAEIPWGSIDMDFMNLNQSAHGDREFGFIMSRLRKKRKVVVGHWEDQRVQKQLGIWSRVVLGWDELQNLKVARIGDNMREVAVTEGDKVEAQIRFGMSVNGYDSSDVTKHIEKVTDKQLADLLAVYESSYNLTDSLKEGGAQRSSLVEAAKIELGLRAFLEEGGFGAFTDTFENLGVWKQLPGIATQRLMADGYGFGGEGDWKTAAMVRALKVMCVGLEGGTSFMEDYTYHFTPQKSYVLGSHMLEICPSIADGKPSCEVHPLGIGGKEDPARLVFNSPAGDAINVSLVDMGTRFRLIVNEVEAVKPMAELPKLPVARVLWDCKPNLEVAATAWILAGGAHHTVYSQSITTEYMEDFADIAGIELLVIDEKTTVREFKDKINANEAYYHLFQHGL, from the coding sequence ATGATAGATATATCTCAAAAAGAAGTATGGTTTGTAGTAGGAAGCCAAGAATTATACGGTGAAGAAACACTAAGAAAAGTAGCAGAACATTCGCAGATTATTGCAAAAGGATTAGACGCTTCATCTTCAATTCCGGTAAAAGTGGTTTATAAAGATGTGGTAAAATCGCCTTCACAGATTTTAGATGTTTGTTTGGCAGCAAACTCTGAGAAAAACTGTATCGGAATTATTGCTTGGATGCACACTTTTTCACCAGCAAAAATGTGGATTGGAGGTTTGAGTATTTTGAAAAAGCCATTATGCCACTTGCATACACAATACAATGCTGAAATTCCATGGGGAAGCATCGACATGGATTTCATGAACTTAAATCAATCGGCTCACGGAGATCGTGAATTCGGTTTCATTATGTCTCGATTACGCAAAAAACGTAAAGTAGTTGTAGGCCACTGGGAAGATCAGAGAGTTCAAAAACAATTAGGAATCTGGTCAAGAGTCGTTTTAGGTTGGGATGAACTTCAAAACTTAAAAGTAGCTCGTATTGGAGACAATATGCGTGAAGTTGCCGTTACAGAAGGCGATAAAGTGGAGGCTCAAATTCGTTTTGGAATGTCGGTAAACGGATACGATTCTTCAGACGTTACAAAACATATTGAGAAAGTAACAGATAAACAATTGGCTGATTTATTAGCTGTTTATGAGTCTTCTTATAACTTAACAGATTCTTTAAAAGAAGGTGGCGCACAAAGAAGTTCTTTGGTTGAAGCTGCAAAAATCGAATTAGGTTTAAGAGCTTTCCTTGAAGAAGGAGGTTTCGGAGCTTTTACAGATACTTTCGAAAACCTTGGTGTTTGGAAACAATTACCAGGAATCGCAACACAAAGATTAATGGCTGATGGTTATGGTTTTGGTGGAGAAGGAGACTGGAAAACAGCTGCAATGGTTAGAGCTTTAAAAGTAATGTGTGTTGGTTTAGAAGGAGGAACTTCTTTCATGGAAGATTATACGTACCATTTTACACCACAAAAATCATACGTTTTAGGTTCTCACATGTTGGAAATCTGTCCATCTATTGCTGATGGAAAACCTTCTTGCGAAGTGCATCCATTAGGAATCGGAGGAAAAGAAGATCCAGCTCGTTTGGTATTCAATTCGCCTGCAGGTGATGCAATTAATGTTTCATTGGTTGATATGGGAACTCGTTTCCGTTTGATCGTGAACGAAGTGGAAGCCGTTAAACCAATGGCAGAATTGCCGAAACTTCCAGTTGCTCGCGTTCTTTGGGATTGTAAACCAAATTTAGAAGTGGCAGCAACAGCTTGGATTTTGGCAGGTGGAGCGCATCACACGGTTTACAGCCAATCAATTACAACAGAATATATGGAAGATTTTGCAGACATTGCCGGAATCGAATTGTTGGTAATTGACGAGAAAACTACTGTAAGAGAGTTTAAAGATAAAATCAACGCAAACGAAGCGTATTATCATTTGTTTCAACACGGACTATAA
- a CDS encoding arsenate reductase ArsC, translating to MEKKILILCTGNSCRSQIAEGYMRYFAGNKAVVYSAGVEIHGVNPKAISIMQEDGIDISNHTSNHIDEYTNIDFDYVITVCDNAKERCPFFPTMALKFHYNFPDPAKASGTDLEIMEQFRNVRQLIKEYCKSFVEENLT from the coding sequence ATGGAAAAGAAAATATTAATACTTTGTACGGGAAATAGCTGCAGAAGCCAAATTGCAGAAGGCTATATGAGATATTTTGCAGGCAACAAAGCGGTAGTTTACAGTGCTGGAGTAGAAATTCATGGAGTTAATCCGAAAGCCATTTCAATAATGCAAGAAGATGGCATAGACATTTCAAATCATACCTCTAACCATATTGACGAATACACCAATATTGACTTTGATTATGTAATAACGGTGTGCGATAATGCTAAAGAACGATGTCCGTTTTTTCCAACTATGGCACTTAAATTTCACTATAATTTTCCTGATCCTGCAAAAGCATCTGGAACAGATTTAGAAATAATGGAGCAATTTAGAAATGTAAGACAGCTGATAAAAGAATATTGCAAAAGTTTTGTTGAAGAAAATTTAACTTAA
- a CDS encoding DUF6428 family protein, protein MKLSEIKKILPTLDNVEFQLENGTFVPEHFHVTEVGSITKHFIDCGGVIRNEKVVNFQLWNANDFEHRLKPAKLLHIIELSEDKLNIEDLEIEVEYQSDTIGKYDLAFNGKTFILQNKKTACLAQDACGIPAEKQKIKLVELNNDSSCCTPNSGCC, encoded by the coding sequence ATGAAATTATCAGAAATAAAAAAGATTTTACCAACATTAGACAATGTTGAATTTCAATTAGAAAACGGAACTTTTGTACCTGAACATTTTCATGTAACTGAAGTTGGAAGCATCACAAAACATTTCATAGATTGTGGTGGTGTTATCAGAAATGAAAAAGTTGTCAATTTTCAGCTTTGGAATGCAAACGATTTTGAACATCGCTTAAAACCTGCTAAATTATTGCACATCATTGAGCTTTCAGAAGACAAGCTAAATATTGAAGATCTTGAAATCGAAGTAGAATACCAAAGCGACACGATTGGAAAATACGATCTTGCTTTTAACGGAAAAACTTTTATTCTTCAAAATAAAAAAACTGCTTGTCTAGCACAAGACGCTTGCGGAATTCCAGCTGAAAAACAAAAAATCAAATTAGTCGAATTAAATAATGATTCTTCATGCTGTACTCCGAATTCTGGATGTTGCTAA
- a CDS encoding L-ribulose-5-phosphate 4-epimerase — MSSQYKDLKQECYEANMQLNALNLVVYTFGNVSAVDRKNGVFAIKPSGVPYEDLKPEDIVIVDFDNNVIEGTMRPSSDTKTHAYLYKNWPNIGGVAHTHATYSVAWAQAQQDIPIFGTTHADHLTADIPCAPPMADHLIEGNYEHNTGIQILDCFKEKNLSYEEVEMILIGNHGPFAWGKNAAKAVYNSKVLEVVAEMAYLTLQINPNAPRLKDSLIKKHYNRKHGKDSYYGQ, encoded by the coding sequence ATGAGTTCTCAGTATAAAGATTTAAAACAAGAATGTTACGAAGCTAATATGCAGCTAAATGCATTGAATTTGGTGGTTTATACATTCGGAAATGTAAGCGCTGTTGACAGAAAAAATGGTGTTTTTGCCATTAAGCCAAGCGGTGTTCCTTATGAAGATTTAAAACCTGAAGATATTGTAATTGTCGATTTTGATAATAATGTTATTGAAGGAACGATGCGTCCGTCGTCAGACACCAAAACGCATGCTTATTTATATAAAAACTGGCCAAATATTGGAGGTGTTGCGCATACACACGCAACGTATTCGGTTGCTTGGGCACAGGCACAGCAGGATATTCCAATTTTCGGAACAACACATGCCGATCATTTAACAGCTGATATTCCGTGTGCGCCCCCGATGGCAGATCATTTAATTGAAGGAAACTACGAACACAATACCGGAATTCAGATTTTGGATTGTTTCAAAGAAAAAAATCTTTCGTACGAAGAAGTAGAAATGATTTTGATAGGAAATCACGGCCCATTCGCTTGGGGAAAAAATGCTGCAAAAGCGGTTTACAATAGCAAAGTTCTGGAAGTTGTAGCAGAAATGGCCTACCTGACTTTGCAAATAAATCCAAACGCACCAAGATTAAAAGATTCATTAATTAAGAAACATTACAACCGTAAACACGGAAAAGATTCGTATTACGGACAGTAA
- a CDS encoding ribose-phosphate pyrophosphokinase: MSHLEPEAKIFACSQSVYLAEKIAEQYGIPLGKVTMSTYSDGEFQPSYEESIRGLRVFIVCSTFPSADNLMELLLMIDAAKRASARHITAVMPYFGWARQDRKDKPRVPIGAKLVANLLTAAGATRIMTMDLHADQIQGFFEKPVDHLFASTIFLPYVQSLNLENLTIASPDMGGSKRAYAYSKFLESDVVICYKQRKAANVIDTMELIGEVKGRNVILVDDMIDTGGTLAKAADLMIEKGALSVRAICTHAILSGGAYEKIENSKLTELIVTDSIPLKKHSDKIRVVSCAPLFAEVMHMVHHNNSISGKFIM, translated from the coding sequence ATGTCGCACCTAGAACCAGAAGCTAAAATTTTTGCTTGTTCACAAAGTGTTTATCTTGCAGAAAAAATTGCAGAGCAGTACGGAATTCCGTTAGGAAAAGTAACGATGTCAACGTATAGTGATGGAGAATTTCAGCCATCTTACGAAGAATCAATTAGAGGTTTACGAGTATTCATCGTATGTTCAACTTTCCCATCGGCAGATAATTTGATGGAATTGTTATTAATGATTGATGCTGCAAAACGCGCATCAGCAAGACATATTACAGCTGTTATGCCTTATTTTGGTTGGGCAAGACAGGATAGAAAAGACAAACCAAGAGTTCCAATTGGAGCTAAGTTAGTAGCAAACCTATTAACAGCTGCAGGAGCAACAAGAATCATGACAATGGATCTGCATGCAGACCAAATTCAAGGATTCTTTGAAAAACCAGTAGATCATTTATTTGCATCTACAATCTTTTTGCCTTACGTGCAAAGTTTGAATTTAGAAAATTTGACCATTGCATCTCCAGACATGGGAGGATCAAAAAGAGCTTATGCTTATTCTAAGTTTTTAGAATCAGATGTTGTAATCTGTTACAAACAAAGAAAAGCAGCCAACGTTATCGACACTATGGAATTGATTGGTGAAGTAAAAGGTCGTAACGTAATCTTAGTAGACGACATGATCGATACAGGAGGAACTTTGGCGAAAGCAGCCGACCTTATGATCGAAAAAGGAGCGCTGAGTGTAAGAGCAATTTGTACACACGCTATTTTATCAGGCGGAGCGTATGAAAAAATTGAAAATTCAAAATTAACAGAATTGATCGTAACCGATTCAATCCCGTTAAAGAAACATTCAGACAAGATTAGAGTAGTGAGTTGTGCACCTCTTTTCGCAGAAGTTATGCACATGGTGCACCACAACAATTCAATTAGCGGAAAATTCATTATGTAA